The sequence GCCTATGCCCACTTCGATCAAGGTGCCGACGATCTTCCGCACCATATTATAGAGGAAACCATTGCCGCGTACCCGAATATCGATCATCCCATGTGCTTCTTCGATGGTCAGATCATAGACGGTCCGGACGGTTTTCTTCTTATGAGCCTTGGCATTGGAATAGGCGGTGAAGTCATGTTCGCCGAGGAAATGTTCCCCCGCCCGCCTCATCGCCTCGAGATCCAGCTTCTTCTTCACATGCATACTGTATCTGCGCATGAAGGGGTGGCTGTGCCCTTCATTCCATATTTTGTATAGATAGGTTTTCGCTTTGGCGTCGAAACGTGCGTGGAAATCTTCCGGAACCCGCTCTACACTAAGGATGCTGATATCCGCAGGAAGCCGATGGTTGAGCACATTGCGCAACTTCACCTCAGCAACATCATCCTGCAGCTTCACATTGGCGACTTGACCGAGCGCGTGCACGCCTGCATCGGTTCGGCTG is a genomic window of Insulibacter thermoxylanivorax containing:
- the truA gene encoding tRNA pseudouridine(38-40) synthase TruA; translated protein: MNNYRLTIQYDGNRYKGWQRLGGGENTIQGRIEQVISEMAGQPVTIIGASRTDAGVHALGQVANVKLQDDVAEVKLRNVLNHRLPADISILSVERVPEDFHARFDAKAKTYLYKIWNEGHSHPFMRRYSMHVKKKLDLEAMRRAGEHFLGEHDFTAYSNAKAHKKKTVRTVYDLTIEEAHGMIDIRVRGNGFLYNMVRKIVGTLIEVGIGNKDPDEIPDIIASKDRARTGLLADAYGLYLEKIEYDE